In Bradyrhizobium sp. CCBAU 051011, the following are encoded in one genomic region:
- a CDS encoding patatin-like phospholipase family protein, whose product MSVRDEIGRAKTAFVFAGGGSFGAIQVGMLQSLAAHGVHADMVVGCSVGALNGAFYAGDPTLDGVQRLAAIWRGLQRHDVFPMSWRTVLSFLWHRDFLIPHDGIRKLIDDHIPYRNLEEAKLPVHIVTTDIVSGDSVVLSEGSTAEAIVASTAIPGAFSPIRYKDYYLADGAISSNTPIQVAVKKGARRLIILPTGHACANQAPPVGAVANALHALTLLIARQLVNELEMLGPDIEYFVVPPLCPLVGSPYDFSRTADHIDRAILTTDAWLAQHDLQQGKIPHEMRLHSH is encoded by the coding sequence GTGTCGGTACGCGACGAGATCGGCCGTGCCAAGACCGCCTTCGTGTTCGCAGGCGGCGGCAGCTTTGGCGCCATCCAGGTCGGCATGCTGCAGTCGCTTGCCGCCCACGGCGTACACGCCGACATGGTGGTCGGCTGCAGTGTCGGGGCGCTGAACGGCGCGTTCTATGCGGGCGATCCCACGCTCGATGGCGTGCAGCGGCTCGCCGCCATCTGGCGCGGGTTGCAGCGGCACGACGTCTTTCCGATGAGCTGGCGGACGGTGCTGAGTTTTCTGTGGCACCGCGATTTCCTGATTCCCCATGACGGTATCCGCAAGCTGATCGACGATCACATCCCCTATCGCAATCTGGAAGAGGCGAAGCTGCCGGTGCATATCGTCACCACCGACATCGTCTCCGGTGACAGCGTGGTACTGTCGGAAGGCTCCACAGCGGAGGCGATCGTCGCGTCCACCGCGATCCCGGGCGCGTTCTCGCCGATCCGCTACAAGGACTATTATCTCGCCGACGGCGCGATCTCCAGCAACACGCCGATACAGGTCGCGGTGAAGAAGGGCGCCAGGCGCCTGATCATTTTGCCGACCGGGCACGCCTGCGCGAACCAGGCGCCGCCGGTCGGAGCGGTCGCCAACGCGCTGCATGCGCTTACGCTCCTGATCGCGCGGCAACTGGTCAACGAGCTCGAGATGCTTGGGCCCGATATCGAGTATTTCGTGGTGCCGCCGCTATGTCCGCTGGTCGGTTCACCCTACGATTTCTCGCGAACCGCCGATCACATCGATCGCGCCATCCTCACCACCGATGCGTGGCTGGCCCAGCATGACCTGCAGCAGGGCAAGATTCCGCACGAGATGCGGCTGCACAGCCACTGA
- a CDS encoding efflux RND transporter periplasmic adaptor subunit: protein MGILSACEQNTFVQPPPPKVDVAVPVQRSFTRYLEATGNTAAFKNVDLVARVQGFLQSINYKDGAYVKEGTSLFTIEPDTYKLKLEQAQAAETGSQASLRQAEADFKRQQELVQRQAVSQATLDTSTANRDNAQANLLQAQVNTKIAAVNYGYTNVTAPFDGVVSAHLVSIGELVGASSPTQLATIVALEPIYVNFNVNEQDVLRIRAEARRRGLTPDDLRQLPVEVGLQTETGFPHKGKLDYAAATLNQATGTLPVRGVLPNSDRALLPGFFVRVRVPVDEVQNALFVPDVALGADQAGRYLLVVNGENIVEQRKVRVGPLEDGLRVIEEGLKADDRVVTAGLLRAIPGQKVDPQLKKIEAQPAAAK from the coding sequence ATGGGTATCTTAAGTGCCTGCGAACAAAATACTTTTGTCCAGCCGCCGCCGCCGAAGGTCGACGTCGCGGTGCCGGTGCAACGCTCCTTCACGCGCTATCTGGAGGCGACCGGCAATACCGCAGCATTCAAGAATGTCGATCTGGTCGCGCGCGTGCAGGGCTTCTTGCAATCGATCAACTACAAGGACGGCGCCTATGTGAAGGAAGGCACGTCGCTGTTCACGATCGAGCCTGATACCTACAAGCTGAAGCTCGAACAGGCGCAGGCGGCGGAGACCGGCTCACAGGCATCGCTGCGGCAGGCCGAGGCGGACTTCAAGCGTCAGCAGGAATTGGTCCAGCGACAAGCCGTTTCCCAGGCCACGCTGGATACCTCCACCGCTAACCGCGACAACGCGCAGGCGAACCTGCTGCAGGCCCAGGTCAATACCAAGATCGCGGCGGTGAACTACGGTTATACCAACGTGACCGCGCCGTTTGACGGTGTTGTCAGCGCGCATCTCGTCTCCATTGGTGAACTCGTCGGCGCGTCGTCGCCGACGCAACTCGCCACCATCGTGGCGCTCGAACCGATCTATGTGAATTTCAACGTCAATGAGCAGGACGTGCTGCGGATTCGGGCGGAAGCCCGCCGGCGCGGGCTGACTCCGGATGATCTCAGGCAGTTGCCGGTCGAGGTCGGGCTGCAGACCGAGACTGGTTTTCCGCACAAGGGCAAGCTCGACTATGCCGCCGCGACGCTCAACCAGGCGACCGGTACGCTTCCCGTGCGTGGCGTGCTGCCCAATTCCGACCGCGCGCTGCTGCCGGGGTTCTTTGTCCGCGTCCGCGTGCCCGTGGATGAGGTGCAGAACGCGCTGTTCGTGCCTGACGTCGCGCTCGGCGCCGATCAGGCCGGACGCTATCTGCTGGTCGTGAATGGCGAAAATATCGTCGAACAGCGCAAGGTGCGGGTCGGACCGCTGGAAGACGGCCTGCGCGTCATCGAGGAGGGCCTGAAGGCTGACGACCGTGTCGTCACCGCCGGGCTGTTGCGCGCGATTCCCGGCCAGAAGGTCGATCCGCAACTGAAGAAGATCGAAGCACAGCCTGCTGCAGCCAAGTAG
- a CDS encoding ferredoxin--NADP reductase has translation MSAFYREKVLSVRHWTDTLFSFRATRDSGFRFQNGQFAMIGLEVEGRPLLRAYSMASANHEEELEFFSIKVPNGPLTSKLQKIREGDEILVGRKATGTLITDNLIPGKRLLLLSTGTGLAPFASLIKDPDVYERYETIVLVHGCRQVSELAYGEDLVATLRDDELFGPLLSEKLLYYPTVTREPFRNRGRITDLISSEQLFNDIHQSPLDIETDRIMMCGSPGMLEELKQMFESGGFIEGSGNTPGHFVIEKAFVER, from the coding sequence ATGAGCGCGTTCTATCGAGAGAAAGTTCTTTCTGTCCGCCACTGGACCGACACGCTTTTCAGCTTCCGGGCCACCCGCGATTCCGGCTTCCGCTTCCAGAATGGCCAGTTTGCGATGATCGGCCTCGAGGTTGAAGGCCGGCCGCTGCTGCGCGCCTACAGCATGGCGAGCGCCAATCACGAGGAAGAGCTCGAGTTCTTCTCGATCAAGGTCCCCAACGGTCCGCTGACCTCGAAACTGCAGAAGATCCGCGAGGGCGATGAGATTCTGGTCGGCCGCAAGGCGACCGGCACGCTGATCACCGACAATCTGATTCCGGGCAAGCGCCTGCTGCTGCTGTCGACCGGCACGGGGCTGGCGCCGTTCGCGAGCCTGATCAAGGATCCCGACGTCTATGAGCGCTACGAGACCATCGTGCTCGTCCATGGCTGCCGGCAGGTATCCGAACTCGCCTATGGCGAGGATCTGGTCGCCACGTTGCGCGACGACGAACTGTTCGGGCCGCTGTTGTCGGAGAAGCTGCTGTACTATCCGACCGTGACCCGCGAGCCGTTCCGCAACCGCGGCCGTATCACTGATCTGATCTCGTCCGAGCAATTGTTCAACGACATCCACCAGTCGCCGCTCGACATCGAGACCGACCGCATCATGATGTGCGGCAGCCCGGGGATGCTGGAAGAGCTGAAGCAGATGTTCGAATCCGGCGGCTTCATCGAAGGCAGCGGCAACACGCCCGGCCATTTCGTGATCGAAAAGGCGTTCGTCGAGCGCTGA
- a CDS encoding folylpolyglutamate synthase/dihydrofolate synthase family protein, producing MFDLPKYGDGISLARMAELLDVLAVDRAWLRRISVVVTGSNGKGSTAAMCARIGRAYGLRTGLFTSPHLFRFNERIQVDGVEIGDDMFARLQAQVETAVADVARRRGEQFGSFEALFALACLHFQKSGCDFAVFEAGIGGRYDPVRLIGARETCVTSVDYEHVELLGNTLELIVSDKSDACAAGGTIIYGENCGGLRQHLAEYNRWRGCTSLFVRDAIDIGNEVVAVSGQHFDFHFGDYDFAGIELSLPGAFQFNNAAIATTLFLLWLQREHPRKIPERIETAIRSGLRDARWPARLEVIQQDPLTVIDVGHTPDGIRQSLASLTSVHGADGWILVTGASRDKKADEIVGALAPSFDTIICTAAHHKGADAPSIAAAARLGNPKANIQVAATIAEAVCLSQDMARAQKRKVYVAGGLFLAVEYATVVKGGRAEDLDFF from the coding sequence GTGTTCGACCTGCCGAAATACGGCGACGGCATCAGCCTTGCGCGCATGGCGGAGCTGTTGGACGTGCTGGCCGTCGATCGCGCCTGGCTGCGACGCATCTCGGTGGTGGTGACTGGATCGAACGGCAAGGGCAGCACGGCGGCGATGTGCGCTCGAATCGGCCGTGCCTACGGTCTGCGCACAGGCCTCTTCACTTCCCCGCATTTGTTTCGTTTCAACGAACGCATCCAGGTCGATGGTGTCGAAATCGGCGACGATATGTTCGCCCGGCTGCAGGCTCAGGTCGAGACCGCTGTCGCCGATGTCGCGAGGAGACGCGGCGAACAATTCGGCAGCTTCGAAGCGCTGTTCGCGCTCGCCTGCCTGCACTTCCAGAAGAGCGGATGCGATTTCGCCGTGTTCGAGGCCGGCATCGGCGGACGCTACGATCCGGTCCGCCTGATCGGTGCCCGCGAAACCTGCGTCACTTCGGTTGATTACGAGCATGTCGAATTGCTCGGCAACACCCTCGAACTGATCGTATCAGACAAGAGCGACGCCTGCGCCGCCGGCGGCACGATCATCTATGGCGAGAACTGCGGCGGCCTGCGGCAGCACCTCGCCGAGTATAATCGCTGGCGCGGCTGCACTTCGCTGTTCGTCCGCGACGCGATCGACATCGGCAACGAGGTTGTGGCCGTGTCAGGCCAGCATTTCGATTTCCATTTCGGAGATTACGATTTCGCTGGCATCGAATTGAGCCTGCCCGGCGCGTTCCAGTTCAACAACGCGGCCATCGCAACGACGCTGTTTCTGCTCTGGCTGCAACGCGAGCACCCGCGCAAGATTCCCGAGCGGATCGAAACTGCCATCCGTTCGGGTCTGCGTGACGCGCGATGGCCCGCCCGCCTGGAGGTGATCCAGCAGGATCCGCTCACCGTGATCGATGTCGGCCACACCCCTGATGGCATCAGGCAATCCCTTGCGAGCCTCACCTCGGTCCATGGCGCCGACGGCTGGATTCTCGTCACCGGCGCTTCGCGCGACAAGAAGGCGGACGAGATCGTCGGCGCGCTGGCGCCCTCCTTCGATACCATCATCTGCACCGCGGCGCATCACAAGGGCGCCGACGCGCCATCCATCGCCGCCGCGGCGCGGCTCGGCAATCCCAAAGCAAACATTCAGGTTGCCGCGACAATCGCGGAGGCAGTGTGCCTCTCGCAGGATATGGCCCGGGCACAAAAGCGAAAAGTGTACGTGGCGGGCGGATTATTCCTGGCGGTCGAATACGCGACGGTCGTCAAGGGCGGCCGCGCGGAAGATTTGGATTTTTTCTGA
- a CDS encoding FAD-dependent monooxygenase, giving the protein MRIAVIGGGPGGLYFAYLWKRRHPDAHIDLFEQNPEGATWGFGVVFSEQALEFLRADDPETVDAIAPRMESWKNITLNLRGESVEIDGIGFSSIGRLELLTILQQRVRAVGVTARYDTTIQSLDELAGYDLIVAADGLNSLVRRGFEKEFGASVSHSTNKFAWYGTSKRFATLSQTFVKTDRGSFNAHHYRYSPSMSTFLVECDAATWRSYGFEHKTIEQSQAICEEIFAETLDGHPLVSNKSVWRNFPWIWNENWSHANMALIGDALHTAHFSIGSGTRLAIEDAIALTKALEAEGDIPAGLARYQAERKPIVQKLVTAARTSADWYERFGEHMKLELMDFAYSYITRSGRIADARLRAMSPEFMARYESTKKIGSQA; this is encoded by the coding sequence GTGCGTATCGCCGTCATTGGCGGAGGCCCCGGCGGCCTCTACTTCGCCTATCTCTGGAAGCGGCGTCATCCGGACGCTCATATCGATCTGTTCGAGCAGAATCCCGAAGGCGCGACCTGGGGGTTTGGCGTGGTGTTCTCCGAGCAGGCGCTGGAATTCCTGCGCGCCGACGACCCCGAGACGGTCGATGCCATCGCGCCGCGGATGGAGAGCTGGAAGAATATCACGCTCAATCTGCGGGGTGAGAGCGTCGAGATCGACGGCATCGGCTTCTCCTCGATCGGCCGGCTCGAATTGCTGACCATCCTGCAGCAGCGCGTGCGTGCAGTTGGCGTGACGGCGCGATACGACACCACGATCCAGTCGCTGGACGAACTTGCGGGATACGACTTGATCGTCGCCGCTGACGGGCTGAACTCGCTGGTGCGCCGCGGTTTTGAAAAGGAATTCGGCGCCTCGGTTTCGCATTCGACCAACAAATTCGCCTGGTACGGCACCAGCAAGCGCTTTGCCACGCTGTCGCAGACCTTTGTAAAGACCGATCGCGGTTCGTTCAACGCGCATCACTATCGCTATTCGCCTTCCATGAGCACGTTCCTGGTCGAATGCGATGCGGCGACCTGGCGATCTTACGGCTTCGAGCACAAGACCATCGAACAGTCGCAGGCGATCTGCGAGGAGATCTTCGCCGAAACGCTCGACGGTCATCCGCTGGTCTCGAACAAATCGGTGTGGCGCAATTTTCCGTGGATCTGGAACGAGAACTGGTCGCACGCCAACATGGCGCTGATCGGCGACGCCCTGCACACCGCGCATTTCTCGATCGGCTCGGGCACCCGGCTCGCGATCGAGGACGCGATCGCGCTGACCAAGGCGCTGGAGGCGGAAGGCGATATTCCCGCTGGCCTTGCCCGCTACCAGGCCGAGCGCAAGCCGATCGTGCAGAAGCTGGTGACGGCGGCGCGCACCAGCGCCGACTGGTACGAACGCTTCGGCGAACACATGAAGCTCGAGCTGATGGATTTTGCCTACAGCTACATCACCCGCTCCGGGCGGATCGCCGACGCGCGGCTGCGCGCGATGTCGCCGGAATTCATGGCGCGCTACGAATCGACAAAGAAAATCGGGAGCCAGGCATGA
- a CDS encoding NADP-dependent oxidoreductase, whose translation MSDTVNRQILLVEKPTGKLGPEHFKMVNGSVPAPKDGEALVRTRYISLDAANRAWMHGATYRAAVEANTVMAGGSIAEVVSSKAPGLAPGDIVFGDTGWQDYAAVPAKHLNKMPRMEPMTHLLSVYGVAGLTAYFGLLHVGKPKEGETVVVSAAAGSVGSIVGQIAKIKGCNVIGIAGGKDKCQWLTSELGFDAAVDYKDGATFKALRAAAPKGIDVYFDNVGGDILEACLSLMNNRGRIACCGAISQYDGVPSAHGPRGVPGLIVVKRLIMQGFIVMDYMDQSAAALKDLQSWVASGQLKVKEDVIDGIENTPQALIGLLAGENRGKRMVRV comes from the coding sequence ATGAGCGACACCGTCAATCGTCAGATCCTGCTGGTCGAGAAGCCGACCGGTAAGCTGGGACCTGAGCATTTCAAGATGGTCAACGGGAGCGTTCCCGCGCCGAAGGACGGCGAGGCGCTGGTGCGGACGCGCTACATCTCGCTCGACGCCGCCAACCGCGCCTGGATGCACGGCGCCACCTACCGCGCCGCGGTCGAGGCCAACACCGTGATGGCGGGCGGCAGCATCGCCGAAGTCGTGTCCTCAAAAGCGCCGGGACTTGCGCCGGGAGATATCGTGTTCGGCGACACCGGCTGGCAAGACTATGCCGCCGTGCCGGCAAAGCATCTGAACAAGATGCCGAGGATGGAACCGATGACGCATCTGCTCAGCGTCTACGGCGTCGCCGGCCTCACCGCCTATTTTGGTCTGTTGCATGTCGGCAAGCCAAAGGAAGGTGAAACCGTCGTCGTGTCAGCCGCCGCCGGCTCGGTCGGATCGATCGTCGGGCAGATCGCCAAGATCAAGGGCTGCAACGTCATCGGCATCGCCGGCGGCAAGGACAAATGCCAGTGGCTGACGTCCGAACTCGGCTTCGACGCCGCGGTCGACTACAAGGACGGCGCGACCTTCAAGGCGCTGCGCGCCGCGGCACCGAAGGGCATCGACGTCTATTTCGACAATGTCGGCGGCGACATTTTGGAAGCCTGCCTGTCGCTGATGAACAACCGCGGCCGTATCGCCTGCTGCGGCGCGATCTCGCAATATGACGGCGTACCGTCGGCGCACGGCCCGCGCGGCGTGCCCGGCCTGATCGTGGTGAAGCGCCTCATCATGCAGGGCTTCATCGTGATGGATTACATGGACCAGAGCGCTGCGGCATTGAAGGACCTGCAGTCCTGGGTGGCGTCAGGCCAACTCAAGGTGAAAGAAGACGTGATCGACGGCATCGAGAACACGCCGCAAGCGCTGATCGGCCTGCTCGCCGGCGAGAACCGCGGCAAGCGCATGGTGAGGGTGTAA
- a CDS encoding efflux RND transporter permease subunit: MISKFFIERPVLSNVIAILMVLIGGVCLFRLAVAQYPEVVPPTVQVTTRYPGASAKTVIDTVALPIEQQVNGVEDMLYMQSYSGADGTYTLTVTFKIGTDLNFAQVLVQNRVSSALAQLPQSVQNQGVTVQKRSTAILLFVTLTSPKATYDSLFLSNYATINIRDELSRLPGVGNVTVFGAGQYSMRVWLDPNKLYARNLMPQDVINAIQQQSQQVTAGQVGAPPTPAGQAFQYTLNVSGRLDDTSEFENVIVKTGTSGDVTRVRDVGWVELGAQTYSQVFSLNNKPATGIGVFQSPGANALEVQQAVEKKMQELAKAFPQDVTYDTPFDTTKFVSESINEVYKTLIEAGLLVLVVILIFLQDWRAMLVPATTVPVTIIGAFAAMAALGFTINISTLFAIVLAIGIVVDDAIVVVEGAAHNIEKGMSGHDAAISAMNALFAPIIGITLVLISVFLPSAFLPGLTGQMYAQFALVIAATALLSAINAATLKPTQCALWLRRPVPPEQRNFFYRGFNAVYNRLEAWYGRLIGRLVAHSNISVICALILIAIGGYGLSRVPTGFIPIEDQGYLLVAVQLPDGAALERTQRVLTRVSEITGKTAGVDQVITIAGISALDNSSSLANAGVAYLILKEWSARGAGEDLRSLFVGLNEKLSVIDEARILVVPPPPIQGIGNAAGFAMQVQLRDGSSDFSKLQAITGAIVANASSQSALQRVSSPFRSTVPQFDIEVDRIKTQTLHVTTDQIFSTLSSYMGSSFVNQFNKFGRTFQVYAQADAQFRLTPRDIQNMMVRNSNGDMIPLGTVAKITPAVGPSLISLYNLYPSSTIIGLPATGYSSGQSMKLMEEIAAKTLPPGTGFEWTAMSYQEKVVGGQIYWAFGLALLLVYLVLAGQYESWYAPISVILAVPLSLLGPMIVLTGLGIENNLYTQIGIILLIALSAKNAILIVEVALELHVRDRKPLLESAINAARARFRPILMTSFAFIFGMIPLVLATGAGANARKSIGITAFSGMLASTCLAVLFVPTFFVVVQRFENWLKDRKQKKVGVQAAPQAPVAGH, translated from the coding sequence ATGATTTCGAAGTTTTTCATCGAGCGGCCCGTTCTTTCCAACGTCATCGCGATCCTGATGGTCCTGATCGGCGGCGTCTGCCTGTTCCGGCTGGCTGTCGCGCAGTATCCTGAGGTGGTGCCGCCGACGGTCCAGGTCACGACCCGCTATCCCGGCGCCAGCGCGAAAACCGTGATCGATACGGTGGCACTGCCGATCGAGCAGCAGGTCAACGGCGTCGAGGACATGCTCTACATGCAGTCCTACAGCGGCGCCGACGGCACCTATACGCTGACGGTTACGTTCAAGATCGGTACCGACCTCAACTTCGCGCAGGTGCTGGTGCAGAACAGAGTGTCGAGCGCGCTGGCCCAGTTACCGCAATCGGTGCAGAACCAGGGTGTGACGGTGCAGAAAAGATCGACGGCGATTCTGCTGTTCGTGACGCTGACCTCGCCGAAAGCGACCTATGACAGTCTGTTCCTGAGCAACTACGCCACCATCAACATTCGCGATGAGCTCTCGCGCCTGCCCGGCGTCGGCAACGTCACCGTGTTCGGTGCTGGCCAGTATTCGATGCGGGTCTGGCTCGATCCGAACAAGCTGTATGCACGCAACCTGATGCCGCAGGATGTGATCAACGCGATCCAGCAGCAGAGCCAGCAGGTCACCGCGGGCCAGGTCGGAGCACCGCCAACGCCCGCAGGGCAGGCGTTCCAATATACGCTGAACGTCAGTGGACGGCTCGACGACACCAGCGAGTTCGAGAACGTGATCGTCAAGACCGGCACTAGCGGTGACGTCACGCGCGTGCGCGATGTCGGCTGGGTCGAGCTCGGCGCCCAGACCTATAGCCAGGTGTTCTCGCTGAACAACAAGCCGGCCACCGGCATCGGCGTGTTCCAGTCGCCCGGCGCCAACGCGCTCGAGGTTCAGCAGGCCGTCGAGAAGAAGATGCAGGAGTTGGCGAAGGCGTTTCCGCAGGACGTGACCTACGACACGCCGTTCGACACCACCAAATTCGTCTCGGAATCGATCAATGAGGTCTACAAGACGCTGATCGAAGCAGGTTTGCTCGTTCTCGTCGTGATCCTGATCTTCCTGCAGGACTGGCGCGCGATGCTGGTGCCGGCGACCACGGTGCCGGTGACGATCATCGGCGCCTTTGCGGCGATGGCGGCGCTCGGCTTCACCATCAATATCTCGACGCTGTTTGCAATCGTGCTCGCGATCGGTATCGTGGTCGACGACGCCATCGTCGTGGTCGAAGGCGCCGCGCACAATATCGAGAAGGGCATGTCCGGCCATGACGCCGCGATCAGCGCGATGAACGCGCTGTTCGCGCCGATCATCGGCATCACGCTGGTGCTGATCTCGGTGTTCCTGCCCTCGGCGTTTCTGCCGGGATTGACCGGGCAGATGTATGCGCAGTTCGCGCTGGTCATTGCCGCAACCGCGCTGCTCAGCGCCATCAATGCGGCGACGCTGAAACCTACGCAGTGTGCGTTGTGGCTGCGGCGGCCGGTGCCGCCGGAGCAACGCAACTTCTTCTACCGCGGCTTCAACGCGGTCTATAACCGCCTGGAAGCCTGGTATGGCCGGCTGATCGGCCGGCTGGTCGCGCACAGCAATATATCTGTCATCTGCGCGCTGATCCTGATCGCCATCGGTGGCTACGGCCTGTCGCGGGTGCCGACCGGCTTCATTCCGATCGAAGATCAGGGCTATCTCCTGGTCGCCGTGCAATTGCCTGATGGTGCGGCGCTTGAGCGTACGCAGCGTGTGCTTACCCGGGTCAGCGAGATAACCGGCAAGACCGCAGGCGTCGATCAGGTGATCACCATTGCCGGCATCTCTGCGCTCGACAACTCTTCCAGCCTCGCCAATGCGGGCGTCGCCTATTTGATCCTGAAAGAGTGGAGCGCGCGCGGCGCCGGCGAGGATCTGCGGTCGCTGTTCGTCGGATTGAATGAGAAGCTCTCGGTGATCGATGAGGCGCGGATCCTGGTGGTTCCGCCGCCGCCGATCCAGGGCATCGGCAACGCCGCCGGCTTTGCGATGCAGGTCCAGTTGCGTGACGGCAGTTCCGATTTCAGCAAGCTGCAGGCCATCACCGGCGCCATCGTCGCAAATGCGTCGTCACAGAGTGCGCTGCAGCGGGTGAGTTCGCCGTTCCGCTCGACGGTGCCGCAGTTCGACATCGAGGTGGACCGGATCAAGACCCAGACGCTGCATGTCACGACCGACCAGATCTTCTCGACGCTGTCGTCCTACATGGGTTCGAGCTTCGTCAACCAGTTCAACAAGTTCGGTCGTACCTTCCAGGTCTATGCGCAGGCGGACGCGCAATTCCGCCTGACGCCGCGTGACATCCAGAACATGATGGTGCGTAACAGCAATGGCGACATGATCCCGCTCGGCACGGTGGCGAAGATCACGCCGGCGGTCGGTCCTTCGCTGATCAGCCTGTACAATCTCTATCCTTCCTCGACCATCATAGGCCTGCCGGCCACGGGTTACAGTTCCGGCCAGTCGATGAAGTTGATGGAAGAGATCGCCGCCAAGACCTTGCCGCCGGGCACGGGCTTCGAGTGGACGGCGATGTCGTACCAGGAGAAGGTCGTCGGCGGGCAGATCTACTGGGCGTTCGGGCTTGCGTTGCTGCTGGTCTATCTTGTGCTGGCTGGACAGTATGAAAGCTGGTACGCACCGATCTCGGTCATTCTCGCGGTGCCGCTGTCCCTGCTCGGCCCGATGATCGTGTTGACCGGGCTGGGGATCGAGAACAATCTCTATACCCAGATCGGCATCATCCTTCTGATCGCGCTGTCGGCCAAGAACGCCATCCTGATCGTCGAAGTGGCGCTGGAGCTTCACGTGCGCGACCGCAAGCCGTTGCTGGAATCCGCCATCAACGCGGCGCGCGCCCGGTTCCGGCCGATCCTGATGACGTCGTTTGCCTTCATCTTCGGCATGATCCCGCTGGTGCTTGCAACCGGCGCCGGCGCCAACGCCCGGAAATCGATCGGCATCACCGCTTTCTCGGGCATGCTGGCCTCGACCTGTCTGGCCGTGCTGTTCGTGCCGACGTTCTTTGTGGTGGTCCAGCGGTTCGAGAACTGGCTGAAGGACCGGAAGCAGAAAAAGGTTGGGGTGCAGGCCGCACCACAAGCGCCGGTCGCAGGGCATTAG